The Oncorhynchus tshawytscha isolate Ot180627B linkage group LG30, Otsh_v2.0, whole genome shotgun sequence genome includes a region encoding these proteins:
- the LOC112250297 gene encoding fibroblast growth factor 18-like codes for MSSLLSTLVMLSVQALLVVCSPLQVLAHDHVNFSVYVENQTRGRDAMSRRQHRVYQLYSRTSGKHVQVMGRRISAKGDDGDKYAQLVVEADTFGSQVRIRGKETNFYLCMNHRGKLVGKKASNRSADCVFVEMVLENHYTALMSARYTGWYVGFTKRGRPRRGPQTLPNQQDVHFMKRLPPGEQPDPQPFRFTTVSKRSKKVRGTRPTATTAPT; via the exons ATGAGTTCCCTCCTCTCCACACTAGTCATGTT aTCTGTCCAGGCTTTACTGGTGGTCTGCAGCCCCCTGCAG GTCTTAGCGCATGACCATGTTAATTTCAGCGTATACGTGGAGAATCAGACACGGGGTCGAGACGCCATGAGTCGCCGGCAGCACAGAGTGTACCAGCTGTACAGTAGGACAAGTGGCAAACACGTGCAGGTGATGGGGAGGAGAATCAGTGCCAAGGGAGACGATGGGGATAAATATG CCCAGCTTGTTGTGGAGGCTGATACTTTTGGAAGTCAGGTGAGAATCCGTGGTAAAGAGACCAACTTCTACCTGTGCATGAACCATCGAGGCAAGCTTGTGGGGAAG AAGGCTAGTAATCGCAGTGCAGACTGTGTCTTCGTTGAGATGGTGTTGGAGAACCACTATACAGCTCTGATGTCAGCACGCTATACGGGCTGGTACGTGGGCTTCACCAAGAGGGGGCGCCCCAGGAGAGGCCCTCAGACACTGCCCAACCAGCAGGACGTTCACTTCATGAAGCGCCTGCCCCCCGGGGAGCAGCCCGACCCGCAGCCCTTCCGCTTCACCACAGTCAGCAAGAGAAGCAAGAAAGTGAGAGGGACCCGACCCACAGCCACTACAGCACCTACATAG
- the LOC112250296 gene encoding F-box and WD repeat domain-containing 11-B-like: MEPEMEDKTLELMNTTFMDSQTDDLSSKKIIVFKTITNGPMTGSRKRPSEGNYEKEKDVCIQLFDQWSEADQVEFVEHLISRMCHYQHGHINSYLKPMLQRDFITALPAQGLDHIAENILSFLDARSLCSAELVCKEWQRVISEGMLWKKLIERMVRTDPLWKGLSERHQWEKYLFKNRTTEVPPNSYYRSLYPKIIQDIETIEANWRCGRHNLQRIQCRSENSKGVYCLQYDDDKIISGLRDNSIKIWDKQSLECLKILTGHTGSVLCLQYDERVIVTGSSDSTVRVWDVNTGEVLNTLIHHNEAVLHLRFCNGLMVTCSKDRSIAVWDMASPTDISLRRVLVGHRAAVNVVDFDDKYIVSASGDRTIKVWSTSTCEFVRTLNGHKRGIACLQYRDRLVVSGSSDNTIRLWDIECGACLRVLEGHEELVRCIRFDNKRIVSGAYDGKIKVWDLQAALDPRAPASTLCLRTLVEHSGRVFRLQFDEFQIISSSHDDTILIWDFLNVSTNGQTEGRSPSRTYTYISR, encoded by the exons AACACCACTTTCATGGACTCTCAGACAGATGACCTCTCATCAAAGAAGATCATAGTGTTCAAG ACGATCACCAATGGTCCGATGACGGGCTCAAGGAAGCGGCCATCGGAAGGGAACTATGAGAAGGAGAAGGACGTGTGCATCCAGCTGTTTGACCAGTGGTCTGAGGCTGACCAGGTGGAGTTTGTGGAACACCTGATTTCACGCATGTGCCACTACCAACACGGCCACATCAACTCCTACCTCAAACCCATGCTCCAAAGGGACTTCATCACTGCACTGCCAG CTCAGGGTCTGGACCACATAGCGGAGAACATCCTGTCCTTCCTGGACGCGCGCTCGCTGTGCTCGGCAGAGCTGGTGTGTAAGGAGTGGCAGAGGGTCATCTCAGAGGGCATGCTGTGGAAGAAACTCATAGAGCGTATGGTCCGCACAGACCCCCTCTGGAAAGGCCTGTCAGAGAGGCACCAGTG GGAAAAGTACCTGTTCAAGAATCGAACCACAGAAGTCCCACCAAACTCCTACTACCGCTCCCTGTACCCCAAAATCATCCAGGACATAGAG ACAATTGAGGCCAACTGGAGGTGTGGTCGGCACAATCTGCAGCGGATCCAGTGTCGCTCAGAGAACAGTAAGGGGGTTTACTGTCTGCAGTACGACGACGACAAGATCATCAGCGGCCTCAGAGACAACTCCATCAAG ATATGGGACAAGCAGTCTCTGGAGTGTCTGAAGATCTTGACGGGTCATACAGGTTCAGTGTTGTGTCTGCAGTATGATGAGAGGGTCATCGTCACCGGGTCCTCAGACTCCACCGTCAG GGTGTGGGATGTGAACACTGGGGAGGTGCTGAACACTCTGATCCACCACAACGAGGCGGTTCTCCACTTGCGGTTCTGTAACGGTCTGATGGTGACGTGCTCGAAGGACCGTTCCATCGCCGTGTGGGACATGGCCTCGCCCACAGACATCAGTCTGCGCCGCGTGCTGGTCGGCCATAGAGCAGCGGTCAACGTGGTGGACTTTGACGACAAGTACATCGTGTCAGCGTCCGGTGACCGTACCATCAAG GTGTGGAGCACCAGCACGTGCGAGTTTGTACGTACGCTGAATGGCCATAAGAGAGGCATTGCCTGTCTGCAGTACAGAGACCGACTAGTGGTCAGCGGCTCCTCGGACAACACTATCCG GTTGTGGGATATTGAGTGCGGGGCATGTTTGCGGGTATTGGAAGGCCATGAGGAGTTGGTCCGTTGCATTCGCTTCGACAACAAAAGGATCGTTAGCGGAGCCTACGACGG TAAAATCAAAGTATGGGACTTACAAGCTGCTCTGGACCCTCGTGCCCCTGCCAGCACCCTCTGTCTGCGCACACTGGTG GAGCACTCTGGGCGTGTATTCCGGCTACAGTTTGATGAATTCCAGATCATCAGCAGTTCCCATGATGACACTATCCTCATTTGGGACTTCCTGAACGTGTCGACCAATGGACAGACTGAGGGCAGGTCGCCCTCTCGCACGTATACATACATCTCCAGATAG